A section of the Acanthopagrus latus isolate v.2019 chromosome 20, fAcaLat1.1, whole genome shotgun sequence genome encodes:
- the nif3l1 gene encoding NIF3-like protein 1, protein MLAGCRNLFSPAFRRLCTRRNLTSQAAVYTTNISTSTYCALSTPGHSFLKSQHALLPINSSLHFSSTHCLGHIHSPGLMELKEVLQVMEQLAPLSLAESWDNVGLLVEPSKSRPIKTILLTNDLTDSVMEEAEAMSCDLIISYHPPLFRPIKCLVQKDWKQRLAIRAVEAGIVIFSPHTSWDSVKGGVNDWLVGGLGSGQVSVLSQAVGGSSHSHKLEFMVKNTEELNAVLEELKACDSGTTIQHSVDRPDSSGIHVSVTCSDSALTPSVQTLLRHNAPSLSLNILKLEKPPLPGHGQGRLSVLDQPVTLATAIQKMKSHLGLSHLRLALGQGKTLESSVCTVAVCAGSGASVLNGVKADLYITGEMSHHEVLDASANGTSVIVSDHSNSERGFLTVFREKLAVRLPDSVTVAVSKADRDPLEVV, encoded by the exons ATGTTGGCTGGATGTAGGAACCTTTTCTCGCCCGCCTTTAGAAGACTTTGTACCAGGAGGAACTTGACCTCTCAGGCTGCTGTCTACACCACTAACATATCCACCTCAACATATTGTGCTCTGTCAACTCCTGGTCACAGCTTCTTGAAAAGCCAACACGCCTTACTCCCCATAAACTCATCCCTCCACTTCTCTTCCACCCACTGCCTCGGTCATATTCACAGTCCAGGCCTGATGGAGCTGAAAGAAGTTCTACAGGTGATGGAGCAGcttgctcctctgtctctggcTGAGTCGTGGGACAACGTCGGCCTGCTGGTGGAGCCCAGCAAATCTCGGCCCATCAAAACCATCCTGCTAACCAACGACCTTACAGACTCCGTcatggaggaagcagaggccATGAGCTGCGACCTTATTATCTCATATCACCCTCCGCTGTTTCGGCCAATCAAGTGTCTGGTTCAGAAGGACTGGAAGCAGCGATTGGCGATCCGGGCAGTGGAGGCCGGGATAGTAATCTTCTCCCCTCACACGTCGTGGGATAGTGTGAAAGGAGGAGTGAACGACTGGCTGGTCGGGGGACTTG GTAGCGGTCAGGTGTCTGTGCTGAGTCAGGCTGTCGGTGGCTCCTCCCACAGTCACAAACTGGAATTTATGGTcaagaacacagaggagctAAACGCTGTTCTGGAGGAACTGAAGGCTTGTGACAGTGGGACAACAATACAACATTCAGTCGACAG ACCGGACAGCAGTGGGATCCATGTCAGTGTGACCTGCAGTGACTCAGCACTGACTCCCAGTGTCCAGACCCTGTTACGACACAACGCTCCCAGCCTGTCCCTCAACATCCTGAAGTTAGAGAAG CCCCCTCTTCCGGGCCATGGCCAAGGTCGACTTAGCGTTTTGGACCAGCCTGTAACCTTGGCCACAGCCATCCAGAAAATGAAGTCCCACTTGGGTTTGAGTCACCTCCGTTTGGCTCTAGGACAGGGGAAAACGCTTG AGTCCTCTGTGTGTACTGTCGCTGTGTGTGCTGGGTCTGGGGCCTCAGTACTGAATGGAGTCAAGGCAGACCTCTACATCACAG GTGAGATGTCCCACCACGAAGTGCTGGACGCCTCGGCGAATGGAACCAGTGTCATCGTCAGTGACCATAGCAACAGTGAGCGGGGCTTTCTGACCGTGTTCAGAGAGAAGCTGGCTGTGCGTCTCCCTGACAGCGTCACAGTGGCGGTGTCAAAGGCCGACCGAGACCCTCTGGAGGTGGTTTGA